One genomic window of Salvia miltiorrhiza cultivar Shanhuang (shh) chromosome 4, IMPLAD_Smil_shh, whole genome shotgun sequence includes the following:
- the LOC131023068 gene encoding uncharacterized protein LOC131023068, producing MTEQARQGLTWNRFKEIVTNQYFPRSYRNQKEVEFLDLKQGELSITDYERKFNQLSRYATRLVNTNDQKADRFLRGLRPEIRGILAAQGIEDYALAVRRAQEVEAGLEMDKLPRKNMVRNEKRKWDDSNDGEQDMQNKKERVENKSNEAPQRTYPQCPECNKYHLGKCMIRSGVCYFCHKPGHIAPYCPDKRGREPERRGNARLYHMGGPDEAEKP from the coding sequence ATGACCGAACAAGCGCGACAAGGGTTGACATGGAATAGGTTCAAGGAGATTGTGACCAACCAATACTTTCCACGCTCTTACCGCAATCAAAAGGAGGTCGAATTCTTGGATCTCAAACAAGGAGAGTTGTCTATCACCGACTACGAAAGGAAGTTCAACCAACTTTCACGCTATGCCACACGTCTAGTCAACACCAATGACCAAAAGGCGGATAGGTTCTTAAGGGGACTACGACCAGAAATTCGAGGAATATTGGCGGCTCAAGGAATCGAAGATTATGCTTTGGCTGTGAGACGAGCGCAAGAAGTTGAGGCGGGTTTGGAGATGGATAAGCTACCACGTAAGAATATGGTTAGGAATGAAAAGAGGAAATGGGATGATTCAAACGATGGAGAACAAGATAtgcaaaataagaaagaaagagtggaaaataaatctaatGAGGCACCGCAGCGAACCTACCCACAATGCCCTGAGTGCAACAAGTACCACCTCGGAAAATGCATGATTCGAAGCGGAGTTTGTTATTTTTGTCACAAGCCGGGACATATAGCCCCATATTGTCCGGACAAAAGAGGGAGGGAGCCAGAAAGGCGAGGAAATGCACGATTATACCATATGGGAGGGCCGGATGAGGCAGAAAAACCTTAA